The Aquidulcibacter paucihalophilus genome has a window encoding:
- a CDS encoding long-chain-fatty-acid--CoA ligase — protein MLGLMQDWPLTVDKILDHSKNWHGHREVVTRSVEGPIVRTTYAEIHARAKRVTSVLKDWDIKVGDRIATLAWNTSRHMEVWYGIMGMGAVCHTLNPRLFPEQLIYIINHAEDRIIFVDMTFIPLLEAVLPHCPCVQRVVVLTDELTMPATKLPGAECYEALLGSASEDVAWGGFDEQTACGLCYTSGTTGNPKGVLYSHRSNFIHTLLGMQATVLGPSPSEVILPVVPMFHANAWGIAFAGPASGAKLVMPGARMDGEAIYELIEREGVTFSAAVPTVWQGLLAHLRENNLKIPTVKKVLIGGSAVPESLIRAFHDEFNIEVLQGWGMTETSPIGTLSTMTPELAALPYDEQMKWRVKQGTPPLGVELKLKNYAGQEMPHDGHTYGRLMIKGPTISGAYFKGEGGDILDHEGFFDTGDVSTIDEQGFMQITDRAKDVIKSGGEWISSIEIENIAVGHPNVELAAVIGAAHPKWDERPVLIVKLKPDQVQNKQEHLDFLQGKIAKWWMPDDVVFVDDIPLGATGKIDKKLLRERLKDYRLPTAGG, from the coding sequence ATGCTCGGATTGATGCAGGACTGGCCGCTGACGGTCGACAAGATCCTGGACCACTCGAAGAATTGGCATGGCCATCGCGAGGTGGTGACCCGTTCGGTCGAGGGACCGATCGTGCGCACGACCTATGCCGAGATCCACGCGCGGGCCAAACGGGTCACAAGCGTTCTCAAGGACTGGGACATCAAGGTCGGCGACCGGATCGCCACCCTCGCCTGGAACACCAGCCGCCATATGGAGGTCTGGTACGGCATCATGGGCATGGGTGCCGTCTGCCACACCCTGAACCCGCGGCTGTTCCCGGAACAGCTGATCTACATCATCAACCACGCCGAAGACCGGATCATCTTCGTCGATATGACCTTCATCCCCTTGCTGGAGGCGGTGCTGCCGCACTGCCCGTGCGTGCAGCGGGTCGTCGTCCTGACCGACGAACTGACCATGCCGGCGACCAAACTGCCGGGCGCCGAATGCTATGAGGCCCTGCTGGGTTCGGCGTCGGAGGACGTGGCCTGGGGCGGGTTCGACGAGCAGACGGCCTGCGGCCTCTGCTACACCTCGGGCACGACCGGCAATCCGAAGGGCGTGCTGTATTCCCACCGTTCGAACTTCATCCACACGCTGCTGGGGATGCAGGCCACGGTGCTCGGGCCATCGCCGAGCGAGGTGATCCTGCCGGTGGTCCCGATGTTCCACGCCAACGCCTGGGGCATCGCCTTCGCCGGCCCCGCCTCGGGTGCCAAGCTGGTCATGCCGGGCGCGCGCATGGACGGTGAGGCCATCTATGAGCTGATCGAGCGGGAGGGCGTCACCTTCTCGGCCGCCGTGCCGACCGTCTGGCAGGGCCTGCTGGCCCACCTGCGCGAGAACAATCTGAAGATCCCGACGGTCAAGAAGGTCCTGATCGGCGGCTCGGCAGTGCCCGAGAGCCTGATCCGTGCCTTCCATGACGAGTTCAACATCGAGGTGCTGCAGGGCTGGGGCATGACCGAGACCTCGCCCATCGGCACCCTCTCGACCATGACGCCTGAACTCGCCGCCCTTCCGTACGACGAGCAGATGAAGTGGCGCGTCAAACAGGGCACGCCGCCGTTGGGCGTCGAACTCAAGCTCAAGAACTATGCCGGTCAGGAGATGCCCCATGACGGGCACACCTACGGTCGCCTCATGATCAAGGGCCCGACCATCTCGGGTGCCTATTTCAAGGGCGAGGGCGGTGACATCCTCGACCATGAGGGCTTCTTCGACACGGGCGATGTCTCGACCATCGACGAGCAGGGCTTCATGCAGATCACCGACCGCGCCAAGGACGTGATCAAGTCAGGCGGTGAGTGGATCAGCTCCATCGAGATCGAGAACATCGCGGTCGGCCATCCGAACGTCGAACTGGCCGCCGTCATCGGCGCGGCCCATCCGAAATGGGACGAGCGCCCGGTGCTGATCGTCAAGCTGAAGCCCGATCAGGTGCAGAACAAGCAGGAGCACCTCGACTTCCTGCAGGGCAAGATCGCCAAATGGTGGATGCCGGACGACGTCGTCTTCGTGGACGACATCCCCCTCGGAGCCACGGGCAAGATCGACAAGAAGCTGCTGCGCGAACGGCTCAAGGACTATCGTCTGCCGACGGCGGGGGGCTGA
- a CDS encoding cell division protein FtsQ/DivIB produces MSLISGLAALAAASTLSTQAVPPQDRPETLERLMACRGIADNTARLACFDTAAGALDTAQRQGDLVVIDRAGVAETRRQLFGFEMPSLPRLFGPEGAVEIESIESTLQSASLVGEGRWVFRLADGSVWRQIDSERVRFQNRPGQTVRVRKASLGSFLLTVDDSRAVRVRRQ; encoded by the coding sequence ATGTCTTTGATTTCCGGCCTTGCAGCGCTGGCGGCGGCTTCGACCCTCTCGACCCAGGCGGTGCCGCCCCAGGACCGGCCCGAGACGCTTGAGCGGCTGATGGCCTGCCGTGGCATCGCGGACAACACGGCCCGGCTGGCCTGTTTCGACACGGCGGCGGGGGCGCTGGACACCGCCCAGCGTCAGGGCGACCTCGTGGTGATCGACCGCGCCGGAGTCGCCGAAACGCGCCGTCAGCTGTTCGGCTTCGAAATGCCGTCCCTGCCCCGACTGTTCGGCCCGGAGGGCGCGGTCGAGATCGAATCTATCGAGTCCACGCTGCAGAGCGCCTCGCTGGTCGGCGAAGGCCGATGGGTCTTCCGGCTGGCGGACGGCAGCGTGTGGCGTCAGATCGATTCCGAGCGTGTCCGCTTCCAGAACCGCCCCGGACAGACCGTCCGGGTGCGCAAAGCGTCGCTGGGCAGCTTCCTGCTGACCGTGGACGACAGCCGGGCCGTCCGGGTGCGGAGGCAGTAG
- a CDS encoding MBL fold metallo-hydrolase — protein MIPFVSMSPFEYGRADQVSPLIRRVVADNPGPFTYTGTGTYIVGRDAPGAGVAVIDPGPLDDAHLSALLAAVEGQRVSHVLVTHTHRDHAPLAHPFARAVGAPVLAAAPPARTIHASASLDEDDDDTFAPDIVLKGGERLEGDGWTLEALATPGHASNHMAFVLPDENALFSGDHIMGWSTTIVAPPDGDMAAYMASLETVIARGFSTIWPTHGAPITEPGPFLAAYRAHRLGREAQVLERLAAGDRRIADMVPSLYAAVDSRLWPAASLSVWAHLIALERAGRVRAAPEPAIDADWTLI, from the coding sequence ATGATCCCTTTCGTATCAATGTCGCCGTTCGAATACGGGCGTGCCGACCAGGTCTCGCCGCTGATCCGGCGCGTGGTCGCCGACAATCCGGGGCCGTTCACCTACACGGGGACCGGGACCTATATCGTCGGCCGTGACGCCCCGGGCGCAGGCGTGGCGGTGATCGACCCCGGCCCGCTGGACGACGCCCATCTGTCGGCCCTGCTGGCGGCCGTCGAGGGCCAGCGGGTCAGCCACGTGCTGGTGACCCACACCCACCGCGACCACGCCCCCCTCGCCCACCCGTTCGCCCGGGCCGTGGGGGCACCGGTCCTGGCCGCGGCCCCGCCGGCGCGCACCATCCACGCCTCCGCGTCGCTGGACGAGGATGACGACGATACCTTCGCGCCGGACATCGTCCTGAAGGGCGGCGAGCGGCTGGAGGGCGACGGCTGGACCCTTGAGGCCCTCGCCACGCCCGGCCACGCGTCCAATCACATGGCCTTTGTCCTTCCGGACGAGAACGCGCTGTTCAGCGGGGACCACATCATGGGGTGGTCGACGACCATCGTGGCACCGCCGGACGGCGACATGGCCGCCTATATGGCCAGCCTCGAGACCGTGATCGCGCGTGGCTTCTCGACGATCTGGCCGACCCACGGCGCGCCCATTACAGAGCCGGGGCCGTTCCTGGCGGCCTATCGGGCGCACCGGCTGGGCCGCGAGGCGCAGGTGCTGGAGCGACTGGCGGCGGGCGACCGGCGGATCGCCGACATGGTCCCGAGTCTCTACGCCGCCGTGGATTCGCGGCTCTGGCCGGCGGCCAGCCTCTCGGTCTGGGCCCATCTGATCGCGCTGGAGCGGGCGGGACGGGTGCGGGCCGCGCCCGAGCCGGCAATCGATGCGGACTGGACGCTGATCTAG
- a CDS encoding TIGR01244 family sulfur transferase, producing MTLRPLSPTVSVSAQLSPDDMPALAASGFGRVISNRPDGEEPGQPSASEMEAAARDAGLAFVWIPVSGLPGADQVTAVAATLADGVPTAMFCRSGMRSTAAWAMAQRREGVDADVLREIAASAGYDLGRVPL from the coding sequence ATGACGCTCCGCCCCCTCTCGCCGACGGTTTCGGTCTCCGCCCAGCTGTCCCCGGACGACATGCCCGCGCTCGCGGCGTCCGGATTCGGCCGGGTCATCAGCAACCGGCCGGATGGCGAGGAGCCCGGCCAGCCCTCCGCCTCGGAGATGGAGGCCGCCGCGCGTGACGCCGGTCTGGCCTTTGTCTGGATCCCGGTGTCCGGTCTGCCGGGGGCGGATCAGGTCACGGCGGTCGCGGCTACGCTGGCCGACGGCGTTCCGACGGCCATGTTCTGCCGCTCCGGCATGCGCTCGACCGCAGCCTGGGCCATGGCGCAACGGCGGGAGGGCGTGGATGCGGACGTCCTGCGCGAGATTGCCGCGTCCGCGGGCTACGATCTCGGCCGGGTCCCGCTGTAA
- a CDS encoding DUF1499 domain-containing protein: MARRTPGAGRVQALALLAAAAPALIVIAALGTRVGAWPVEVGYDVLTLQVGWGLAFVGAAAALGALVLAFASFRKLGVMAIAAVLVAGVTLGGFIWQKARLSAGPVENVSTDLVEVPGFGDLGAERSGQGPGPAVGADACPGALPVMRQIAPTAAIYALEQAGFTLRGAGVARADGSQEGFWFGVDHDAVIRIRPGRTDIRVAARDHRPHGGEACRLATAISETLRAAG; this comes from the coding sequence ATGGCGCGCCGCACGCCCGGTGCCGGGCGCGTCCAGGCGCTGGCCCTGCTCGCGGCCGCGGCGCCGGCCCTGATTGTGATCGCGGCCCTGGGGACCCGCGTGGGTGCCTGGCCGGTCGAGGTCGGCTATGACGTGCTGACCCTGCAGGTCGGCTGGGGCCTCGCCTTCGTCGGCGCGGCGGCGGCGCTCGGTGCCCTGGTTCTCGCCTTCGCCAGCTTCCGCAAACTCGGCGTCATGGCCATTGCCGCCGTCCTCGTCGCCGGCGTGACCCTCGGCGGTTTCATCTGGCAAAAGGCCCGGCTTTCGGCCGGTCCGGTGGAAAACGTCAGCACCGACCTGGTCGAGGTGCCGGGCTTCGGCGACCTCGGCGCGGAGCGGAGCGGGCAGGGACCCGGTCCCGCCGTGGGCGCGGATGCCTGCCCTGGTGCCCTGCCGGTCATGCGCCAGATCGCGCCGACCGCCGCCATCTATGCGCTCGAACAGGCCGGCTTCACCCTGAGGGGCGCGGGCGTGGCGCGGGCGGACGGCAGCCAGGAAGGCTTCTGGTTCGGCGTCGACCATGACGCCGTCATCCGCATTCGCCCCGGCCGCACGGACATTCGCGTCGCCGCCCGCGACCACCGGCCTCACGGCGGCGAGGCCTGCCGTCTGGCCACCGCCATCAGTGAGACCCTGCGCGCCGCCGGCTGA